ATTGTCCTCTTCCCGCTCCTGGTCTTCGTCCAGCACACGCTTGTGCCTTCTCTTGTTCTTTTCTTTCTTGCTCAGCGGCAGCTCCACGTCTGAAACGTCGAGTAGAAGCACACTGCTGACCTTCCCACCAGCGAAGACCTTCAGTAGCATATTGCGGTTTTTTAGTTCGAACACACGCACGTATCTGTCCAACCCTCCTTCTACCAGGTACTTCCCCTGAACGTGGATGTAGGAGGGAAACCCCTTGATATCACTGCCTCCAAACTTCCCCAGCAGATGGCCGCTTGGCTCGAATTGCAGGATGCTCTTTTTTGTATCCGTGGTGATGATCGAAAACCCCTCAAATGACGTGGACTTCACATTGCCCAACGGCGTCACGTCACCGACCACTTCCAGCGAGGTAGTCGGTTCTCTATTGGGGAGCAGGTCGACGGACCTGAACGGTTTGCGTCCGTGTGTAGTCTGGTAGAAGTGCAAGTGCGAGTGCCGTGTGACAGCAATGAACTGGTAGTTCAGCCCCTCAGACGCTGGGGAAACGGCAGGCTGCAAGAAGCGCAGCGCAGCGGGCCATATCGGCACCTTGAGGTCCAGCCGGTCGTTTTTGACATTCTTCGCCTCCCAAatctgctccagctgctccagaTCCCGGCTCACCTCCACCAGTTTGATGAGGTTGTCCTCGCCACCGTACGCAAACACGAGCTTCTCTGTCTCTTCGAGGTCATACAGCTGTGCAAACTCGACGGGCCCTCGCACAGAGAATGTTTTCTGCAACTTAAGGTCTCCGTCCGCTAGCGCCAGGAAATGAAACTGCCCGGACATGGTCGCAGCGAAATACCTCTGCGGTTGTCCGGGAAGCGCAAAGAGCGCCACAAACCGATCCGCACTGGCTGCGCGCCGCTGGGACCGCTTGTGCAACTCCTGCATCTTCTCACCGTCCAGCAGTCCCCCCAGGGTCGCCATGACCTGGAAGCTGCTAACCTCGAACACCGGCTTGTCCTCCTCTCCACCACGAGGCTCCCTGCTCCAGCTGACCAGCTCAATGTCACCGCTCATGCGCGCTAGAAGACATTCATTGTCGGATATCTGCAGCATCTGGTGTGCTTTGGCATTTAATCCCCGTTCCAGGTGCGCCTCAAGGTGCAGGGGCTGTAGCGCGCTCTGCTCCGACGTATTCGTCCCACGGTTTGCGACGAGTTCTTTTATGCATCCGCTATCATCTGAGCCGATAAGGAGTCGCATCTTTGGCTGCCAGAATAGCCACTGGACAAAAGCTCGAAGTATGGTACGCTACAGGTTTGCGATGACCTTCAAGCGATGAAGCCCATTTCGGGTAGCGATTTCCAAAAAATTTTCCAAATCACAAAATACGAAGGGTCATATGGCCAGCTTTAAGGACTTGTAAAAGGGGCTGATGCACTACACAACCGGACTCTGCCTGGTCTATAGCCTAGGTTAGGAACGTTACATTAGTCGAGAGTCTCCTAATGTCGTCGATTGTGGCAAATTACAAGCTGGTTAAAGCGCCAATCTACTCGCACTGCTTCAATGCCGACAGAACGCTGCTGGCCATTACGTGCGACACAGACTGCTACGTGTATCGGATTGGAGCAGGCCATCCGAAGCTAGTTGCGATCCTGGCAGACCACGACAAGACGGTGACCGCGGTGGACATATCGATTCATGGGCGTATTGTGACGTGCTCGCAGGACCGCAACGCCATTGTGTGGGAACCGCTGTCGGACGGGAGCTACAAGCCCACGCTAGTGCTGTTGCGGATCAACCGCGCAGCGACTTGTGTGTCTTGGGCGCCCAACGGGTACAAGTTTGCGGTTGGTTCGTCCGCGCGGATCATCTCTGTCTGCTACTACGAGCACGATAACGACTGGTGGGTGTCTAAGCACATCAAGAAGCCGATCAAGTCGACGATCAACGCGCTTTCATGGCACGAGAACGGCGTGCTCCTCGCTGCGGGCGGCACGGACGGGTACCTGCGCGTGTTCTCCGGGTACATCAAGGGCCTCGACCAGAAGGAGCAGGTGGCGGGGTCGCCGTGGGGGGACAAGTTCCCGTTCGGCGCCGTCATCCGGGAGTGGTACCACGGCGCATGGATCCACGACGTGCAGTGGCGGTCGCAGCAGGAGCGCCTGGCGTACGTCACGCACGACGGCCTGCTGGCTGTCGTGGACCACGCCGGCGAGCATGCTATGGTGGAGAACCCGGGCGGGCTGCCCTTCAAGACGCTGCTGTGGGCCAGTGACCGCTCGATCCTCTGTGGCGGCTTCTCGTGCCACCCCGTGCTCTTCGCTGAGACGGCAACGGGCTGGAAGTTCGCCAAGAACCTGGACGAGGCTGCGCCCGTGCCCCGCTCCCAGCGCGCGACGCCCGAcgacggcgacg
This is a stretch of genomic DNA from Eremothecium gossypii ATCC 10895 chromosome VI, complete sequence. It encodes these proteins:
- the NSA1 gene encoding ribosome biosynthesis protein NSA1 (Syntenic homolog of Saccharomyces cerevisiae YGL111W (NSA1)); this encodes MRLLIGSDDSGCIKELVANRGTNTSEQSALQPLHLEAHLERGLNAKAHQMLQISDNECLLARMSGDIELVSWSREPRGGEEDKPVFEVSSFQVMATLGGLLDGEKMQELHKRSQRRAASADRFVALFALPGQPQRYFAATMSGQFHFLALADGDLKLQKTFSVRGPVEFAQLYDLEETEKLVFAYGGEDNLIKLVEVSRDLEQLEQIWEAKNVKNDRLDLKVPIWPAALRFLQPAVSPASEGLNYQFIAVTRHSHLHFYQTTHGRKPFRSVDLLPNREPTTSLEVVGDVTPLGNVKSTSFEGFSIITTDTKKSILQFEPSGHLLGKFGGSDIKGFPSYIHVQGKYLVEGGLDRYVRVFELKNRNMLLKVFAGGKVSSVLLLDVSDVELPLSKKEKNKRRHKRVLDEDQEREEDNELWAQLDGSSKRRKSKPRLDG
- the ARC40 gene encoding Arc40p (Syntenic homolog of Saccharomyces cerevisiae YBR234C (ARC40)), which codes for MSSIVANYKLVKAPIYSHCFNADRTLLAITCDTDCYVYRIGAGHPKLVAILADHDKTVTAVDISIHGRIVTCSQDRNAIVWEPLSDGSYKPTLVLLRINRAATCVSWAPNGYKFAVGSSARIISVCYYEHDNDWWVSKHIKKPIKSTINALSWHENGVLLAAGGTDGYLRVFSGYIKGLDQKEQVAGSPWGDKFPFGAVIREWYHGAWIHDVQWRSQQERLAYVTHDGLLAVVDHAGEHAMVENPGGLPFKTLLWASDRSILCGGFSCHPVLFAETATGWKFAKNLDEAAPVPRSQRATPDDGDDDDDGTFGMSALKKFKELDLKGKISAQQDRSTHENTITRFFPFAEVAGQLSQVSSSGLDGKIVIYQL